From a single Micromonospora pallida genomic region:
- a CDS encoding DUF4365 domain-containing protein, with amino-acid sequence MPKRSVQQRAGYRGEAFVDKAVSDAGHVWNDTRRDFAIDGQIEFVDTHREVTGVAVLAQVKATEAGFPGGTPTHFRFPCKADHIDYWCRLGRPVVLICVDLRSQQAWWKRVDTWFADPERRARRVVQFDKSADRFDPDAFSEMSALGVPMGEQLPRLEGSERLVSNLLTVEGFAPLIYEASTPCRDRGDAWERMRSNGNKFEGGFHLAAGRIFSLCRLDEGPLAILCDGPVTSIPTETWASTEDPDLQRRFVSLLNFTLRAAHHPELVWHLKKKVVYMQAPPDRSNRRIKGRYRGSRGRSFFTPYFGKDDETKISFCRHYAAGLYFRRWGEQWYLEINPTYHFTIDGWRDSLYDSEYVKKIKRMERNNAVYQLVRAWADYLQGEDTLFSRRDERIRFGQLLELDCDATIDETVWIPQEPVPKPSVSGLTKGLWELPR; translated from the coding sequence ATGCCGAAGCGTAGCGTCCAGCAGCGGGCTGGATACCGGGGCGAGGCCTTCGTCGACAAGGCCGTCTCCGACGCCGGCCACGTGTGGAACGACACCCGGCGTGACTTCGCGATTGACGGCCAGATCGAGTTCGTGGACACCCATCGGGAAGTTACTGGAGTTGCCGTTCTAGCCCAGGTGAAGGCCACGGAAGCTGGGTTTCCGGGCGGGACGCCAACTCATTTCAGGTTCCCGTGCAAGGCCGACCACATCGACTACTGGTGTCGGCTGGGCAGACCAGTCGTGCTGATCTGCGTGGACCTTCGCAGCCAGCAGGCGTGGTGGAAGCGCGTGGACACCTGGTTCGCCGACCCCGAGCGCAGGGCGCGCCGCGTCGTCCAGTTCGACAAGTCGGCGGATCGGTTCGATCCAGACGCCTTCAGCGAGATGTCGGCCCTGGGCGTGCCGATGGGGGAGCAACTTCCGCGGCTAGAGGGCAGCGAGCGGTTGGTCTCGAACCTGCTCACTGTCGAAGGGTTCGCTCCCCTTATCTACGAGGCGTCGACGCCATGTCGTGACCGGGGCGACGCCTGGGAGCGGATGCGCTCGAACGGCAACAAGTTCGAGGGCGGCTTCCACCTGGCCGCCGGGCGAATCTTCTCACTGTGCCGACTGGACGAGGGCCCGCTGGCTATCCTGTGCGACGGCCCGGTGACCTCCATCCCGACCGAGACCTGGGCGAGCACCGAGGATCCCGACCTGCAGCGCCGCTTCGTGTCCCTGTTGAACTTCACCTTGCGAGCGGCGCACCACCCTGAGCTGGTCTGGCATCTCAAGAAGAAGGTCGTCTACATGCAGGCCCCACCCGACCGCTCCAACCGAAGAATTAAGGGCCGCTATCGGGGCAGCCGTGGGCGCAGCTTCTTCACCCCCTATTTCGGGAAGGACGACGAAACGAAGATCAGCTTCTGTCGTCACTACGCCGCCGGCTTGTACTTCCGCCGCTGGGGCGAGCAGTGGTACTTGGAGATTAACCCCACCTACCACTTCACCATCGACGGCTGGCGCGATTCTCTGTACGACTCTGAATACGTCAAGAAGATCAAGCGCATGGAGCGCAACAACGCCGTCTACCAGCTCGTGCGCGCCTGGGCCGACTATCTGCAAGGCGAGGACACCCTGTTCAGCCGCCGAGACGAGCGCATCCGGTTCGGCCAGCTCCTCGAGCTGGACTGCGACGCCACGATCGACGAGACGGTCTGGATTCCGCAGGAGCCGGTCCCGAAGCCGAGCGTGAGCGGGCTGACAAAGGGGCTGTGGGAGTTGCCACGATGA
- a CDS encoding argonaute/piwi family protein has product MRAHVLHEPELEFRTGNRHIDPRYGISVFGPADADSPAAPHQIPVALVGPAQAIDGIRSWLQRCQNQIDAKDTKPGQENLHQPFPGFSSDAQFGAELIFDDSLVREIPERQLRRLARADVISATADAVEIYADAARSLAETGRCRVVICARPDELNDRENHPPSVEGAAEHQDEQDEREAGGDFHDLLKATALTLPAPLQLMRRETWTGVRARTGGQAARPLQDEATRAWNLHTALYYKAGGTPWRMQRHSSDLATCYVGVSFYRTQSGQELHTAVAQVFNERGDGVVVRGGTAQISKSDRQPHLALSDARRLLLDALAEYRSTHGHQPARIAVHKTSNFTPGEIDGFHEAADQRDIDHVDMLWIQRRGAPHLYRAGQLPPLRGTTVQMDARTLLLYTRGSVPYFRTYPGMYVPQPLLIRSASPGTDLLAAGADILALSKMNWNNAQLDERDPLTLRTAYRVGSILKHVPTNARIATRYAYYM; this is encoded by the coding sequence ATGAGGGCGCACGTGCTTCACGAGCCGGAGCTGGAGTTTCGCACCGGAAACCGGCACATCGACCCGCGCTACGGCATCAGCGTCTTTGGCCCGGCCGACGCCGACTCCCCGGCCGCGCCGCACCAGATCCCGGTCGCCCTGGTCGGCCCCGCCCAGGCCATCGATGGCATCCGGAGCTGGTTGCAGCGCTGCCAGAATCAAATCGACGCCAAAGACACGAAGCCCGGGCAGGAGAACCTCCACCAGCCTTTTCCCGGTTTCAGCAGCGACGCGCAGTTCGGCGCCGAGCTCATCTTCGATGACTCCCTCGTCCGCGAGATCCCCGAGCGCCAGCTGCGCCGCCTGGCCCGCGCCGACGTCATCTCCGCAACCGCCGATGCGGTCGAGATCTACGCTGATGCCGCCCGATCGCTCGCCGAGACCGGGCGCTGCCGGGTAGTGATCTGCGCCCGTCCGGATGAGCTTAACGACAGGGAAAACCACCCGCCGTCGGTCGAAGGCGCAGCCGAACACCAGGATGAGCAGGACGAGCGTGAGGCCGGAGGCGACTTTCATGATCTGCTCAAAGCCACCGCACTCACCCTGCCGGCGCCCCTGCAGCTGATGCGCAGAGAGACCTGGACCGGGGTCCGGGCCAGGACCGGCGGGCAGGCCGCCCGGCCCTTGCAGGACGAAGCCACCAGGGCCTGGAACTTACACACGGCCCTGTACTACAAGGCCGGCGGGACACCCTGGCGCATGCAGCGCCACAGCTCAGACCTCGCCACCTGCTACGTCGGCGTCAGCTTCTACCGCACCCAAAGCGGCCAGGAGCTCCACACCGCCGTCGCCCAGGTATTCAACGAGCGCGGCGACGGCGTCGTCGTACGCGGCGGCACCGCGCAGATCTCCAAGAGCGACCGGCAGCCCCACCTGGCGCTCTCCGACGCCCGCCGGCTGCTGCTCGACGCGCTGGCCGAGTACCGCAGCACCCACGGCCACCAGCCCGCGCGCATCGCCGTGCACAAGACCTCGAACTTCACCCCCGGCGAGATTGATGGCTTCCATGAAGCCGCCGACCAGCGCGACATCGACCACGTCGACATGCTGTGGATCCAGCGACGCGGTGCCCCACACCTATACCGCGCCGGGCAACTTCCACCCCTGCGGGGTACCACCGTTCAAATGGATGCGCGCACGCTGCTGCTCTACACCCGCGGATCGGTGCCCTACTTCCGTACCTACCCCGGCATGTACGTCCCGCAGCCGCTGTTGATCCGGTCAGCATCGCCAGGCACCGACCTGCTAGCCGCCGGCGCCGACATACTCGCCCTATCCAAGATGAACTGGAACAACGCCCAACTCGACGAACGCGACCCGCTCACCCTACGCACCGCCTACAGGGTCGGCTCCATCCTCAAGCATGTTCCGACCAACGCTCGAATTGCCACGCGTTACGCCTACTACATGTAG
- a CDS encoding IS701 family transposase: MAGVCASFAGRFGRVEPRRTAAAFVAGLLSDIEVKTCWQLAEQAGHARPDAMQRLLYRAVWDADAVRDDLRQVIVGRFGAPDAVLVVDETGDLKKGVHSVGVQRQYTGTAGRIENAQVGVFLGYAGRDGHTLIDRRVYLPVSWTEDRGRCQGAGVPDEVGFATKSELAADMITAAVDASVPVAWAAADEAYGNSSVFRAHLRGHRLGYVLAVSRSHLVPLDGGKVKVRADRIAAELPASAWQRRSAGTGSKGPRYYDWAWLDQVTTDADPDDGGRHSLLIRRNTSTGELAFYRCWTRHPATLAQLVRVAGIRWTVEESFQAAKSQVGLDQHQVRRWDSWHRFTTLVLAALAVLAICASDAAAARDIDNSGDTGLIKLTVNEVRRLINTFIIRPISDLAHRLHWSRWRRGHQARARRSHYTRRLNLELQS, translated from the coding sequence GCCGCGTCGGACGGCGGCGGCGTTCGTGGCGGGGCTGCTGTCGGATATCGAGGTCAAGACGTGTTGGCAGTTGGCGGAGCAGGCCGGACATGCCCGGCCGGATGCGATGCAGCGGCTGTTGTATCGGGCGGTGTGGGACGCCGACGCCGTCCGTGACGACCTGCGCCAGGTGATCGTGGGCCGGTTCGGCGCCCCGGACGCGGTCCTGGTCGTTGACGAGACCGGTGATCTGAAGAAGGGCGTTCACTCGGTCGGGGTGCAACGCCAGTACACCGGCACCGCCGGCAGGATCGAGAACGCGCAGGTCGGGGTGTTCCTCGGCTATGCGGGCCGGGACGGGCACACGCTGATCGACCGCAGGGTCTACCTGCCGGTGTCGTGGACCGAGGACCGGGGCCGCTGCCAGGGCGCCGGTGTCCCGGACGAGGTCGGGTTCGCCACGAAGTCCGAGTTGGCCGCCGACATGATCACCGCGGCGGTCGACGCCAGCGTGCCGGTGGCGTGGGCCGCCGCGGACGAGGCCTACGGCAACAGCAGCGTCTTCCGTGCCCACCTGCGCGGACACCGGCTGGGCTACGTCCTGGCCGTGTCCCGCAGCCACCTGGTGCCCCTCGACGGCGGCAAGGTCAAGGTTCGCGCCGACCGGATCGCCGCCGAACTACCCGCCTCAGCGTGGCAGCGCCGCAGCGCAGGGACCGGATCGAAAGGGCCCCGCTACTACGACTGGGCCTGGCTCGATCAGGTCACCACGGACGCCGACCCCGACGACGGCGGCCGGCACAGCCTCCTGATCCGCCGCAACACCTCCACCGGAGAGTTGGCCTTCTACCGGTGCTGGACCCGACACCCGGCCACCCTCGCGCAGCTCGTGCGGGTGGCAGGAATCCGCTGGACCGTCGAAGAGAGCTTCCAGGCCGCCAAGAGTCAGGTCGGTCTGGACCAGCACCAGGTCCGCCGCTGGGACTCCTGGCACCGCTTCACCACACTCGTCCTGGCAGCCCTCGCCGTCCTGGCGATCTGCGCCTCCGACGCCGCCGCCGCACGCGACATCGACAACTCGGGAGACACCGGGCTGATCAAGCTCACCGTCAACGAAGTCCGCCGGCTGATCAACACCTTCATCATCCGCCCGATCAGCGACCTCGCCCACCGTTTGCACTGGTCACGGTGGCGACGCGGGCATCAAGCCCGAGCCCGACGATCCCACTACACCCGACGCCTCAACCTCGAACTCCAGTCATGA